One stretch of Pseudoalteromonas shioyasakiensis DNA includes these proteins:
- a CDS encoding EVE domain-containing protein, whose amino-acid sequence MAYWLFKTEPDAFSIDDLKNAPEQTSMWDGVRNYQARNFLRDGIKQGDLVMIYHSSCKQVGVAGIATVTREAYADPTQFDLNSDYYDAKATADNPRWFVVDVKYQSHLKKLVSLQAIKANESITEIALKKGGRLSVMPVTEHDWQQIIAMSY is encoded by the coding sequence ATGGCTTATTGGCTTTTTAAAACCGAACCCGATGCATTTTCAATTGATGATCTAAAAAACGCACCTGAGCAAACCTCTATGTGGGATGGCGTGCGTAATTATCAAGCCCGCAACTTTCTTCGCGATGGTATCAAGCAAGGTGACTTGGTGATGATTTATCATTCAAGTTGTAAACAGGTGGGTGTTGCAGGTATCGCTACGGTGACTCGCGAAGCTTATGCCGACCCAACACAGTTTGATTTAAATAGCGATTACTACGATGCCAAAGCAACCGCTGATAACCCGCGCTGGTTTGTGGTCGATGTGAAATATCAATCACACCTTAAAAAGCTAGTTAGCCTGCAAGCAATTAAAGCCAATGAGTCAATTACCGAAATAGCCCTTAAAAAAGGCGGACGACTGTCAGTAATGCCGGTAACCGAACATGATTGGCAACAGATCATAGCAATGAGCTATTAA
- the plsB gene encoding glycerol-3-phosphate 1-O-acyltransferase PlsB, with the protein MRIINRCLNFISAGMNRLFVKSKVLPENPIEQYNLNPANPTFYIVRLNARSDLAALARVCKKYGLPDPTEEQLLGNAELDRFIGIQNPPPLIGNKSKPSNALQQGKQIIDHLMQSGEKNVQVIPVTILWGRNPGKEKPGLGTLVSHSLTPSWFRKFFVLLFSGRDNFIRFSQPLDLSLLVNEKADVDELPHKLLRVARVHFRRQKLAATGPKMPSREQLFNSLLASPTIKKAIQIEAKEKNISQEQARQNALKLLDEIAANYSDATIRVADRILTWLWNKLYNGIDIKFSEQVHELTDKGHEIIYMPCHRSHMDYLLLTYSIYHLGLVPPHIAAGINLNFFPAGGIFRRSGAFFIRRSFAGNKLYSSVFKEYLSQLFIKGYSVKFYTEGGRSRTGRLLPPKTGMLAMTLQAMLRGIDRPISIVPVYIGYEHVMEINTYLKELAGNDKKGESVLGIFKAIKNLKNYGRGYLNFGDPISINQYLNDQQPDWRESIHPTDVQKPQWLGPQVAELADKVMVNINSAAALNAVNLLAMILLVNDKHALSRPKLIAQLEFYLHLQRSASYSEKVTTPDESAEQLLEHALKLNKFDVISDEFGEIIAINDKEKTLFNYYRNNVLHLFAVPSLLALHLFKAHKTTLAECQALIARFYPLFAKEWFLHELDENYITRVLASFVDQDLIEIDGDNIKITNSNDCLAKLEMLGRALNLTLQRYAIVVGFIQTSSGIEREELEHESQVLAERLGTLHGIKTPEFFDKKVLIGFISSLREQKLITETEQGLTGSNELCEVYLYLKALLPARVWQSIDDIVQSQAQHSEN; encoded by the coding sequence ATGCGTATCATTAATCGTTGTTTAAATTTCATTTCTGCCGGTATGAACCGCTTGTTTGTAAAAAGTAAGGTGCTACCAGAAAACCCGATTGAACAATACAATCTAAACCCAGCCAACCCGACCTTCTATATTGTTAGGCTTAATGCGCGTTCTGATTTAGCCGCACTCGCACGGGTATGTAAGAAATACGGTTTACCAGACCCAACCGAAGAACAGTTATTAGGTAATGCTGAACTTGATCGCTTTATTGGTATTCAAAACCCGCCACCGCTAATTGGTAACAAAAGCAAACCAAGCAATGCCCTGCAACAAGGCAAACAGATTATTGACCATCTGATGCAATCAGGTGAGAAAAACGTTCAAGTGATCCCAGTGACGATTTTATGGGGCAGAAACCCAGGAAAAGAAAAGCCAGGTTTGGGAACTTTGGTATCTCACTCATTAACACCTAGCTGGTTTCGTAAGTTCTTTGTGCTGCTATTCTCTGGCCGCGATAATTTTATTCGTTTTAGTCAGCCGCTCGACTTATCTTTATTAGTAAATGAAAAAGCCGATGTTGATGAGCTTCCGCATAAATTATTACGTGTAGCCCGTGTACACTTTCGCCGTCAAAAACTAGCAGCGACAGGCCCGAAGATGCCATCGCGTGAGCAGCTTTTTAATTCGCTACTTGCATCACCAACAATTAAAAAAGCAATTCAAATAGAAGCGAAAGAAAAGAACATTAGCCAAGAGCAAGCTCGCCAAAATGCCCTTAAATTACTTGATGAGATTGCCGCCAATTACAGCGATGCAACTATTCGTGTTGCAGACCGTATTTTAACTTGGCTTTGGAATAAACTTTATAACGGTATTGATATTAAGTTTTCTGAACAAGTGCATGAGCTTACAGATAAAGGTCACGAGATTATTTATATGCCATGTCACCGCTCGCATATGGATTACTTATTGCTGACCTACTCTATTTACCATTTGGGCTTGGTTCCGCCGCATATCGCCGCAGGTATCAACTTAAACTTCTTCCCAGCAGGTGGTATTTTCCGTCGTAGTGGTGCTTTCTTTATTCGCCGCTCATTCGCGGGCAATAAATTGTATTCATCTGTATTTAAAGAGTACCTGAGCCAGTTATTTATCAAAGGCTATTCAGTAAAGTTTTACACTGAGGGTGGCCGTAGCCGCACTGGTCGCTTGTTACCCCCAAAAACAGGCATGCTCGCCATGACGTTGCAAGCCATGCTACGTGGCATTGATCGCCCTATTTCGATTGTTCCTGTATACATTGGTTATGAGCACGTAATGGAAATTAATACCTACTTAAAAGAGCTTGCTGGTAACGATAAGAAAGGTGAGTCGGTATTAGGTATCTTTAAAGCGATAAAAAACCTAAAAAACTATGGCCGTGGTTACCTAAACTTTGGCGACCCTATTTCGATTAATCAATACCTAAATGATCAACAACCTGATTGGCGTGAATCTATTCACCCAACTGATGTTCAGAAACCACAATGGCTTGGACCGCAGGTCGCCGAACTTGCTGATAAGGTAATGGTTAATATTAATAGTGCTGCTGCACTAAATGCAGTGAATCTACTTGCCATGATTTTATTAGTTAATGATAAACATGCATTGAGTAGACCTAAGCTGATTGCTCAACTTGAGTTTTATCTTCATTTACAACGTAGCGCAAGTTACAGTGAAAAGGTGACCACACCAGACGAAAGCGCAGAACAGCTACTAGAGCATGCACTCAAACTTAATAAGTTTGATGTTATCAGTGATGAATTTGGCGAAATTATCGCTATCAACGATAAAGAAAAAACACTGTTTAACTACTACCGAAATAACGTATTGCACTTATTTGCAGTTCCAAGCTTATTGGCGCTGCATTTATTCAAGGCACACAAAACGACCTTAGCAGAGTGCCAAGCCTTAATTGCGCGTTTTTACCCGCTGTTTGCCAAAGAGTGGTTCCTACATGAGTTAGATGAAAACTACATTACTCGGGTTCTAGCAAGCTTCGTTGATCAAGATCTCATTGAAATTGATGGCGATAATATCAAGATCACCAACAGCAACGACTGTTTAGCAAAACTCGAAATGCTAGGTCGTGCCTTAAACCTAACGCTACAGCGTTACGCTATCGTGGTTGGCTTTATTCAAACTAGCAGTGGTATTGAGCGTGAAGAACTTGAACACGAAAGCCAAGTGTTAGCAGAGCGCTTAGGCACCTTGCATGGCATTAAAACCCCAGAGTTCTTTGATAAAAAAGTGCTTATTGGTTTTATTTCAAGCTTACGTGAGCAAAAGCTAATTACCGAAACAGAGCAAGGCTTAACGGGCAGCAATGAGCTGTGTGAAGTGTATTTATATCTTAAAGCATTGCTGCCAGCACGGGTCTGGCAGTCAATTGATGATATAGTGCAAAGCCAAGCTCAGCATTCAGAAAATTAA
- the tesB gene encoding acyl-CoA thioesterase II codes for MSQVLDDLLSLMSLEEIEQGLYRGQSQDLGFRAVFGGQVMGQALSAAKETLPQGRIVHSLHSYFLRPGDAAKPIVYDVENIRDGKSFSTRRVKAIQYGKPIFYMTASFQGEEEGLSHQAQMPDVPQPEELKSSLEFYQANAELIPEPIRNKFIREVPIEMRPVTFHNPFKPQVMEPVKHIWFKANGEMPDDQRIHNYLLAYASDFEFLPTALQPHGVSFMQPNMQVATIDHAMWFHRPFRLDDWILYSVDSPSASSGRGLVRGQFFDRQGNLVASTIQEGVMRQR; via the coding sequence ATGAGCCAAGTATTAGATGACCTACTGTCATTAATGTCGTTAGAAGAGATTGAGCAAGGCTTGTATCGCGGGCAAAGCCAAGATTTAGGGTTTAGAGCTGTATTCGGTGGTCAAGTAATGGGGCAAGCCCTATCTGCAGCAAAAGAAACATTACCACAAGGGCGTATTGTTCACTCTTTACACTCTTACTTTTTACGCCCAGGTGATGCAGCAAAGCCGATTGTCTATGATGTCGAGAATATTCGTGATGGTAAAAGCTTTAGTACTCGCCGTGTAAAAGCAATTCAATACGGTAAGCCGATTTTTTACATGACCGCCTCATTTCAAGGTGAAGAAGAGGGCTTATCACATCAAGCGCAGATGCCTGATGTACCTCAGCCTGAAGAATTAAAATCATCTCTTGAATTTTACCAAGCAAATGCAGAGCTTATTCCTGAACCAATTCGTAATAAGTTCATCCGTGAAGTACCGATTGAAATGCGTCCTGTGACTTTCCATAACCCGTTCAAACCACAAGTTATGGAGCCAGTTAAGCATATTTGGTTTAAAGCAAATGGTGAGATGCCTGATGACCAGCGTATTCATAATTACTTACTTGCGTACGCGTCTGATTTTGAATTTTTACCAACCGCATTACAGCCACACGGTGTATCGTTTATGCAGCCGAATATGCAGGTTGCGACGATTGACCATGCAATGTGGTTCCACCGTCCTTTTAGACTTGATGATTGGATTTTATATTCAGTTGATAGCCCAAGTGCGAGTTCTGGTCGTGGTTTGGTACGAGGTCAGTTTTTTGACCGTCAAGGCAATTTGGTTGCCTCAACGATCCAAGAAGGGGTCATGCGCCAGCGTTAA
- the rpsJ gene encoding 30S ribosomal protein S10 gives MSNQRIRIRLKAFDHRLIDQSTAEIVETAKRTGAQVRGPIPLPTRFERFTVLTSPHVNKDARDQYEIRTHKRLIDIVEPTDKTVDALMRLDLAAGVDVQISLG, from the coding sequence ATGTCAAATCAACGCATTCGTATTCGCCTAAAAGCTTTTGACCACCGTTTGATTGACCAATCAACGGCGGAAATCGTGGAAACTGCGAAACGCACTGGCGCACAAGTACGTGGTCCAATCCCACTACCTACACGCTTTGAACGTTTTACTGTACTAACTTCACCGCACGTTAACAAAGACGCGCGTGATCAGTACGAAATCCGCACCCATAAACGTCTGATCGACATCGTAGAACCAACTGACAAGACTGTTGACGCTCTTATGCGTTTAGATCTTGCTGCTGGTGTTGATGTTCAAATCAGCCTGGGTTAA